The Deltaproteobacteria bacterium DNA segment GGCCGAGATCGTCACCTATCCCTTCTACGCGGGCGGCGGCTTCGACGTGGCAGGGCTCACGCGCGCGCTCGAGGAGCAGGCGCGGGGTCGCGACAAGCTCGTCGTGCTCCTCAACTTCCCGAACAACCCGACCGGCTACATGCCGACCCCCGCCGAAGGGCGCGCCATCGCCGACGCGCTGGCGGCGCAGGCGGCGCGCGGCACGAAGATCGTGGCGGTCACCGACGACGCCTACTTCGGGCTCTTCTACCACCTGGGCGCCGAGTCGATGACCGAGTCGCTCTTCGGCCTGCTGGTCGGGCGCCACCCGAACCTGCTGGCGGTGAAGCTCGACGGCGCCACCAAGGAGCTCTTCGTCTGGGGCCTGCGCTGCGGTTTCGTGAGCTTCGGCCCCGGCGATCCGGCGAGCGCCGAGCGGGTCTGCGAGGTGCTCGACACCAAGGCGCGTGGAGCGATCCGCGGCGCGCTCTCGAACAGCCCGATGCTCTCGCAGACGCTGGTCGAGAAGGCGCTCGAGACGGCGTCGATCGCCGACGAGCGCAAGGGGAAGGCGGAGCTCCTGCGTGCGCGCGCGGCGCGCGTCCACGAGGTGGTGCAGCGCCCGGCCTTCCGCGAGACCTTCGACCCCTACCCCTTCAACAGCGGCTACTTCATGTGCGTGAAGGTGAAGGGCGTCGACGCCGAGACGCTGCGGGTGCACCTGCTCGAGCGGCACCAGACGGGCCTCGTCGCGACCAGCCCGACCGACATCCGGGTCGCCTTCTCCTGCCTCGAGCTCGACCAGATCGAGCCGCTCTTCGCGACCCTCGACCAGGCGATCCGGGAGCTGCAGGACCCGGGAAGCAGCTAGGGCCTGCCGCCCAGCTCGGTGAGGATCCGCACGGTCGCGTCGATGCCGCGCTCGAGGTTCTCGATCGAGACGCGTTCGTTGGGGCCGTGGATGCCGCGCGTTTCGCTGGGCGGCAGCCAGCGCGGGACGAAGCCGTAGGAGACGATCCCGAGCTCGCGGAACCAGTGCGCGTCGGTGAAGCCCGCGATCACCCGGGGCACCACCAGCGCGCTCGGGTCGATCTCGAGCGCGACGTGCTCGATCGCCCTGAACAGATCGGTGTCGGGAGGGGACGCCAGCGGCTCGAAGGCGAGCAGCGGCTGGAGCTGGATGCCGGGGTCGGCGATCTGCGCGGCGAGCTGGTCGAGGAAGGCGTGGCAGCTCTCGCCCGGGAGCAGCCGCACGTCGAGGTCCGCCCGCGCCTCCTCGGGCGCGACGTTGGTGTGCGAGCCGGCCTCGAGCACGGTGATGTTGACGGTGTTGCGCACCAGCGCCGCGCGCGCGCCGTCGGTGAGGAAGCGCTGCCGGAAGGCCGGATCGTGGTGCAGCGCGTCCGCCAGGTCCGCGTAGCCGGCCCGGTCCTCGGGTGGCGCCATCGGCGCGAGCGCGGCGAACATGTCCGCCACGGTCGGCACCACCCGCAACGGCGCCGGCATCCGGCGCACCCGCTCGAGCGCCGCGACCAGGCGCGGGACCGCGCCGCTCGGGCCGGCCGTCGAGGCGTGCCCCGGCGTACCTCGGGCGACGAGTCGCACCCAGCAGGGCCCCTTCTCGGCGATCCCGACGCCCCACACGTTCGGCTCGCCGCCCTCCCCGACCAGGATCCCGCCCCCTTCGGTGAGCAGGTACTCGGCGTCACCCAGCAGGTCGCGATGGCTGCGGACCAGCCAGCCGGCACCGTCGCGGCCGCCCGCCTCCTCGTCCGGCGTCGCGAGCAGGATCACGTCGCGCCCGAGCGTCACCCCGCGGCGGCGCAGCTCGAGCATCGCGAGCAGGTGCACGACCGCGACGCCCTTCGCGTCGAGTGCCCCGCGGCCCACCACGTAGCCGCCGGCCACGAGCCCCGAGAACGGGCCGACCGCCCAGCCCTCGCCGTCGGCGGGAACGACGTCGAGATGGGAGAGCAGGATCACGGGCCGCCGCTTGCCGCTGCCGGGAAGCCGTGCCCACGCAGCGGCGCGGCTGCGGCCGGCGTCCTCACCCGGTGTCGGCAGGAGGCGGGCCTCGAGCCCACCCCGCGAAGCCACCTTCACGAGCAGCTCCGCGAGCGGCCGCTCGTTCCCGGGCGGGTTCACGGTGTCGAGCTGGATCGCGCGGGAGAGCAGGGCGGCGGCGGCGCTCCCGAGGTCACCCCCGGAATCCGGGTCGTCGCGGCCGAAGGGCCAGATGGCATGCGCGGGGGTTGCGAGGGCGATCACCCCCAGCAACAAGAGCGAACGAGCGATCTGGTCGATGCCGGGGCGGTGAATTCGGGTTCTCCGGAAGATCGCGCGCAGCACGCGCGCGTATGACGCCCTGTCACTTACAGTACGACGCCGTCCCGACCGATCGGCTAACAGTAGCGCCCACGTTCACGGGCCAGGAGGGGCTGTTTGGACGTCTGGTCGGACGACGTCCTGAAGGAAGTGTTGCGGGAGACGCAGCGGCAGCGGTCCCAGCGCCGCACGCGACGTCTCTCGGCGGCCGGCGTGGCGCTGGCCGCCGGCGCCGCACTCGCCTGGCTTGCCGCCGGATCCCTGGCGCGGACGCCGCCCGCCGCCCCGGTGGCGCCGCCGGCTCCGGTCAGCGCGATGCCGCCGGCCGCCGCGGCTCCGATCGTACTACCGCCCGTCGTCGACCTGCTGGCCACGACCGGCGCGCCCCCTCCGCTCGTCGCCTTCGCCACGGCACGGGCCGAGCTCGAGGCATCGCTCGGCGCCCTCGCGACCCCGGCGCCGCCGGCGCTGGCTCCCGCCCCGCACGACCCCGCTGCCCGCGCGCTCGCCGCCACCAGCGGACTCGGCGAGGTGGCCGCTCCGCCCGTGCCGAGCCCCGTCGTCGAGGACCGCCTGGAGGCAGGCGACACCCTGGTCGAGGCCCTGTCGCGCCACGGTGTGGCGGCCTCGACCGCGGCGGTGATCGTGCGCGAGCTGAAGCCCCACTTCGACTTCCGCCGTGCCCGCCCGGGCCACCGCTACCGGCTCGAGCGCGCCGAGGGCGGCGCGTTGCTCTCGTTCCGCTACGACGTCTCCGCGCACGAGCACTACGAGCTGGTGGCGCGCACCGGCGGCGGCTTCGAGGCGCGCGGCGCCAAGCGCGGCATGGTGCGCCAGCAGGCGCGCCTCGCCGGCATCGTGGCCACCACCCTGCACGACGCGATCGGGGATCTCGGCGAGCGCGCGGAGCTGGCGGCGCGCTTCGCCGGCATCTTCGCCTGGGAGGTGGACTTCGCGAAGGGCACCCGGCCCGGCGACGAGTTCCAGCTCCTCTACGAGCGCAACTACGTGGCTCGCGAGGGCGGCGAGGGAGGGCTGCGCTACGTCGGTCCGGGGCGGATCCTGGCCGCGCGCTACACGAGCGGCGGGCGTACCCACGAGGCGATCTACTACGAGACGGCTCCGGGTGTCGGCAGCTACTACCGGGCCGACGGGGGCTCCGTGAAGGAGGCCTTCCTGGCGGCGCCGGTCAAGTACACGCGCATCACCTCCGCCTTCACGCAGGCCCGCTTCCACCCGATCCTCCGCCGCACCCGGCCCCATCCCGGGATCGACTACGCCGCCCCCGCCGGCACCCCGGTCTGGGCCGTCGCCAGCGGCCGGGTGACGCACGTCGGCTGGCTCGGCGGCTATGGCCGGCTCGTGAAGATCCAGCACGCCGACGGCTACGAGTCCTATTACGCCCACCTCTCGCGCTTCGCCAGCGGGCTGCGCGTCGGGCAGATGGTCCAGCAGAAGCAGGTGATCGGGAACGTCGGCTCGAGCGGGCTCTCGACCGGCCCGCACGTGTGCTTCCGCATCACCCGCGACGGCCAGTTCGTGAACCCGGCCTCGACCCGGATCCCCACCGGCGACCGCATCGCGGCACGCCAGCGCCAGGACTTCGAGACGGTCCGTGACGCGCGCCTGGCCCAGCTCGGGCCGGCGCAGCGCCTGGTCGCCACCGACGAGGCGCTCTGAGCCGCCGCACCGCCCGGGGTGCCGCCCGCCCGCGTCCTCTACCGGCTGCTCGGCTCGTGTGCCACGCTTCGCGCCATGCGCGACGCCCCCCGCGCGGCGGCCCGACCCGAGCCGGCCGCCTCGCTGCCCGAGCCCCTGCGCACACGCCTCGCCCCGGCCGGGCCTGCGCCCGGCGGGCGGGGGTGGCTGCCCGAGGAGGCCGACACCCCGTGACGCTCGATCGCGAGGCCTCGGCCGAGCTCGAGCGCCCGATCGGGTCGCTCGACGACCTGGTCGCGTACTTCCGCAGCGGCGAGAAGCCGCGCGCGCGCTGGCGGCTCGGCGTCGAGCACGAGAAGCTCGGCGTGCGCCTGCCGGGGGTCCAGCCGGTGCCCTACGACGGCCCGGGCGGGGTCGAGGACCTGCTGCGCCGGATCGCACGCGAGCCGTCCGAGCCCGCCTGGCGCGTGATCGAGGAGGACGGCCACGCGATGGGCCTCGACGGGCCCGGCAGCGTGTCGCTCGAGCCCGGCGCACAGCTCGAGCAGAACGGCCGCCCGCTCCATGCGATGGCCGAGGTCTGCGCGGAGTTCCAGGAGCACCTGGCCTTCCTGCGCCGCGTCTCGGAGCCGCTCGGGATCGCCTGGCTCGGGCTCGGCTGCCATCCCTTCCACAAGCTCGGCGAGCTCACCCGCGTGCCCCGCGAGCGCTATCGCATCATGCGCCAGTACCTGCCCGCGCGCGGCCGGCTGGCCCTCGACA contains these protein-coding regions:
- a CDS encoding aminotransferase class I/II-fold pyridoxal phosphate-dependent enzyme, with product MAFKTLPLAQELNERLAQAAPEVLAMLSPLGRRLYFPKGILSQSAEAKQKGTRFNATIGIATEGGAPMYLPSMHRHLDGIAPNDAYNYAPPAGRPALRERWREKILAENPSLRGKVWGLPITTSALTHGLALVGDLFVGEGDRVLLPDQLWGNYRLTYEVRLGAEIVTYPFYAGGGFDVAGLTRALEEQARGRDKLVVLLNFPNNPTGYMPTPAEGRAIADALAAQAARGTKIVAVTDDAYFGLFYHLGAESMTESLFGLLVGRHPNLLAVKLDGATKELFVWGLRCGFVSFGPGDPASAERVCEVLDTKARGAIRGALSNSPMLSQTLVEKALETASIADERKGKAELLRARAARVHEVVQRPAFRETFDPYPFNSGYFMCVKVKGVDAETLRVHLLERHQTGLVATSPTDIRVAFSCLELDQIEPLFATLDQAIRELQDPGSS
- a CDS encoding M20/M25/M40 family metallo-hydrolase, giving the protein MIALATPAHAIWPFGRDDPDSGGDLGSAAAALLSRAIQLDTVNPPGNERPLAELLVKVASRGGLEARLLPTPGEDAGRSRAAAWARLPGSGKRRPVILLSHLDVVPADGEGWAVGPFSGLVAGGYVVGRGALDAKGVAVVHLLAMLELRRRGVTLGRDVILLATPDEEAGGRDGAGWLVRSHRDLLGDAEYLLTEGGGILVGEGGEPNVWGVGIAEKGPCWVRLVARGTPGHASTAGPSGAVPRLVAALERVRRMPAPLRVVPTVADMFAALAPMAPPEDRAGYADLADALHHDPAFRQRFLTDGARAALVRNTVNITVLEAGSHTNVAPEEARADLDVRLLPGESCHAFLDQLAAQIADPGIQLQPLLAFEPLASPPDTDLFRAIEHVALEIDPSALVVPRVIAGFTDAHWFRELGIVSYGFVPRWLPPSETRGIHGPNERVSIENLERGIDATVRILTELGGRP
- a CDS encoding peptidoglycan DD-metalloendopeptidase family protein; the encoded protein is MVRQQARLAGIVATTLHDAIGDLGERAELAARFAGIFAWEVDFAKGTRPGDEFQLLYERNYVAREGGEGGLRYVGPGRILAARYTSGGRTHEAIYYETAPGVGSYYRADGGSVKEAFLAAPVKYTRITSAFTQARFHPILRRTRPHPGIDYAAPAGTPVWAVASGRVTHVGWLGGYGRLVKIQHADGYESYYAHLSRFASGLRVGQMVQQKQVIGNVGSSGLSTGPHVCFRITRDGQFVNPASTRIPTGDRIAARQRQDFETVRDARLAQLGPAQRLVATDEAL